Proteins encoded in a region of the Candidatus Omnitrophota bacterium genome:
- a CDS encoding bifunctional 4-hydroxy-2-oxoglutarate aldolase/2-dehydro-3-deoxy-phosphogluconate aldolase, which produces MRFDLERFAAFPLMAIVRGIPEDAVEPLIETAVSSGIKTLEVTMNTGSAADMIRKIIDMSGKELMIGAGTVTSRERLETALDAGAGFIVTPVVDEGIIGECVKRGISVFPGALTPGEVFKAWSCGASMVKIFPSGLFGPGYMKELKGPFNDVRLMAVGGVRPANIAEYAACGADAVAFGSSVFKKELIDKKDFRSIGGMIKEYVASVNNAFAPGRSPS; this is translated from the coding sequence ATGAGATTCGATCTAGAGCGTTTTGCCGCTTTTCCACTGATGGCCATAGTCCGGGGCATACCGGAGGATGCGGTAGAGCCTCTTATCGAGACCGCCGTGAGCTCCGGGATCAAAACGCTTGAGGTAACGATGAACACAGGTAGCGCCGCGGACATGATAAGGAAGATCATAGATATGTCCGGGAAAGAACTGATGATAGGTGCTGGTACCGTAACATCCCGGGAACGGCTGGAAACAGCGCTGGACGCCGGGGCGGGTTTTATCGTGACCCCGGTCGTGGATGAAGGGATAATCGGGGAATGCGTGAAAAGGGGTATATCGGTGTTCCCCGGCGCTTTAACGCCCGGAGAGGTATTCAAGGCCTGGTCTTGCGGGGCCAGCATGGTAAAGATATTCCCTTCCGGACTTTTCGGGCCGGGATACATGAAAGAACTAAAAGGGCCTTTCAATGATGTCCGTCTAATGGCGGTAGGGGGCGTGAGGCCCGCGAACATAGCTGAATACGCCGCCTGTGGCGCTGACGCTGTAGCTTTTGGATCGAGTGTTTTTAAAAAAGAATTGATCGACAAAAAAGATTTCCGGTCAATAGGGGGCATGATAAAGGAATATGTAGCCTCAGTGAATAACGCGTTCGCTCCCGGCCGTTCGCCATCCTGA
- a CDS encoding aldolase catalytic domain-containing protein, translated as MYREQIKVVDCTIRDGGLINDHFFDDDFVREVYKALAAAGVDYVEIGYRASKNLVSPTKFGKWKFCDEEDIKRTIDGIDAETKLSVMVDVGRVEKEDILPCKDSVIDMMRVATYVRDVDKAIELANEVTGKGYEATINIMAISRALDTELDEALDQIEKETSVKAVYIVDSFGALYSENITYLVNKYKKYIKTKEVGIHAHNNQQLGYGNTVQAIIDGSNYLDGTIYGIGRAAGNCPLELLIGFLKNPKFDIRPILDIIAREFIPLREKIEWGYLIPYALTGMFNEHPRAAMELRRGADKDNYLHFYNSMLPTEIE; from the coding sequence ATGTATCGTGAACAAATTAAAGTAGTTGACTGCACCATCAGGGATGGCGGCCTTATAAACGACCATTTTTTCGACGATGATTTTGTGCGGGAAGTATATAAAGCGCTCGCCGCGGCAGGTGTTGATTATGTCGAGATAGGATATCGCGCGTCGAAGAACCTGGTGTCCCCGACAAAATTCGGAAAATGGAAGTTCTGTGATGAGGAAGATATCAAAAGGACGATTGACGGCATTGATGCCGAGACAAAACTTTCGGTGATGGTGGATGTAGGCCGGGTTGAGAAAGAGGACATCCTTCCCTGTAAGGATAGCGTGATCGATATGATGAGAGTGGCCACATATGTAAGGGACGTTGATAAAGCCATTGAACTCGCCAATGAGGTGACGGGAAAAGGATATGAAGCCACGATAAACATAATGGCGATATCGCGGGCTCTTGACACGGAACTTGACGAAGCCCTCGACCAGATAGAGAAAGAAACATCCGTCAAGGCGGTGTATATAGTGGACAGTTTTGGCGCGCTTTACAGCGAGAACATCACATACTTGGTGAACAAATACAAAAAATACATAAAAACAAAGGAAGTCGGGATACACGCGCATAACAACCAGCAGCTGGGCTACGGGAATACGGTGCAGGCCATAATCGACGGTTCTAATTATCTTGATGGTACCATATACGGGATAGGCAGGGCCGCGGGCAATTGCCCGCTGGAGCTTCTTATCGGTTTCCTGAAGAACCCGAAATTCGATATACGCCCCATATTGGATATAATAGCCAGGGAGTTCATACCTCTTAGGGAAAAGATTGAATGGGGATACCTGATACCGTACGCGTTGACCGGTATGTTCAACGAACATCCCAGGGCGGCTATGGAATTGAGGCGGGGCGCGGATAAGGACAATTATCTTCATTTTTACAACAGTATGCTGCCAACGGAGATAGAATGA
- a CDS encoding TRAM domain-containing protein has translation MSREHIVDIVSVVFGGKGMGRIDGKVCFVSGALPGEKVRIRETRDTSGFVEGEILEMITPSIDRIAPACQYYGTCGGCQYQHVKYDEEVVLKTSQIKDIFARIAGIRDGLDPDIVPSDVDMGYRKSLTLHRTSKGAYGFYDMSGREVLEIKECRIAAKELNDALGSLPDSCEAGDVTIKVDSEGKVWSSDVQGERFYLDDTGRGKLYMSPKAFSQANKYVADKISQKLDDWTGDSGEDHVFFDPYCGVGFFTFFSGGGYTRKVGIDSSRIAIECAKSTARTGNISDIKFYKGTAETVFFDIFAREKGKRNTVFLDPPRIGVKKEFLEKLATAEGIDKIFYLSCDPSRLARDIKVLISGGRWKCGRKAFFDMFPRTKHIEMLMELDRGI, from the coding sequence ATGAGCAGGGAACACATTGTGGATATAGTATCCGTCGTTTTCGGAGGCAAGGGCATGGGCCGTATAGACGGTAAAGTGTGTTTTGTCTCAGGGGCTCTTCCGGGGGAAAAAGTAAGGATCAGGGAGACCAGGGATACGTCAGGATTTGTTGAGGGGGAGATCCTGGAAATGATCACACCTTCGATCGACCGGATAGCTCCGGCATGTCAATATTACGGGACGTGTGGAGGATGCCAGTACCAGCATGTAAAATACGATGAAGAGGTGGTATTGAAGACATCACAGATCAAGGACATTTTTGCCAGGATCGCCGGGATACGTGACGGCTTGGATCCGGACATCGTTCCTTCCGATGTTGATATGGGGTATAGGAAAAGCCTAACGCTCCACAGGACGTCCAAAGGGGCGTATGGTTTCTATGATATGTCAGGCCGCGAGGTGTTGGAGATAAAAGAATGTCGCATAGCCGCTAAAGAACTTAATGACGCGTTAGGTTCCCTCCCGGATAGCTGTGAGGCCGGGGATGTCACTATCAAGGTTGATAGCGAAGGGAAGGTCTGGTCGTCCGATGTTCAGGGGGAGAGGTTCTACCTTGATGATACCGGCAGGGGGAAACTATATATGTCTCCTAAGGCCTTTTCCCAGGCCAATAAATATGTCGCCGACAAGATCTCACAGAAACTCGATGATTGGACAGGGGACTCGGGAGAGGATCACGTGTTCTTCGATCCATACTGCGGGGTGGGGTTCTTTACTTTCTTTTCAGGGGGAGGGTACACTAGAAAAGTCGGCATAGATTCAAGTCGTATAGCTATCGAATGTGCTAAATCGACGGCCCGGACCGGGAATATCAGCGATATCAAATTCTATAAAGGTACCGCCGAGACCGTGTTCTTCGACATTTTTGCCAGGGAGAAGGGAAAAAGGAATACTGTGTTCCTGGACCCTCCGAGGATAGGTGTTAAAAAGGAGTTCCTGGAGAAGTTGGCCACGGCGGAAGGGATAGATAAGATATTTTACCTGTCATGCGATCCGTCCAGACTGGCGCGTGATATCAAGGTGCTTATATCCGGAGGCAGGTGGAAATGCGGCCGCAAGGCCTTTTTCGACATGTTCCCGAGGACAAAACACATAGAAATGTTGATGGAACTGGACAGGGGGATATGA
- a CDS encoding TIGR01212 family radical SAM protein (This family includes YhcC from E. coli K-12, an uncharacterized radical SAM protein.) codes for MRAATAMYYYSFNSYLKKRFGTKVRKIGLNAGLECPHRSADGKGCSFCNESGYSEFATTELSLSGQIELSISRMKAKYGSIKFIAYFQNASNTNAPVRELKGIYDVIRPYKDIVGLSISTRPDCVDEEKLDLIAGYLKDYDVWLEYGVQTSHDRTLGRINRGHDFAQAATAIIRTAERGINTGVHVILGLPGESREDIMATAGQLSTLPVNGIKLHVLHVLKGSPMEKDYIEGRVHIMEKDEYALSVCDFLERTRPDIVVLRLAPDVKKGYLIAPTWVDDKSGVIERINSEFRNRGTRQGILC; via the coding sequence GTGCGCGCGGCCACCGCCATGTATTATTACTCCTTCAACAGTTACCTGAAAAAAAGATTCGGAACAAAAGTGCGGAAGATCGGGCTTAACGCCGGATTGGAATGTCCACACAGATCGGCTGACGGCAAAGGATGCAGTTTCTGTAATGAATCCGGCTACAGTGAGTTCGCTACCACGGAACTGAGCCTTTCAGGTCAGATAGAACTGTCCATTTCCAGGATGAAAGCGAAGTATGGCTCGATCAAATTCATCGCCTATTTCCAGAACGCCAGTAATACTAACGCTCCTGTGCGTGAATTGAAAGGGATATATGACGTGATAAGGCCTTACAAGGACATAGTGGGGCTGTCCATTTCTACACGGCCGGATTGTGTGGATGAGGAGAAACTGGACCTTATCGCCGGATACTTGAAAGATTATGATGTGTGGCTGGAATACGGCGTGCAGACGTCCCATGACAGGACCCTCGGCCGGATCAATCGGGGTCACGATTTCGCGCAGGCCGCCACTGCCATAATAAGAACGGCCGAACGCGGCATAAACACAGGTGTACATGTCATCCTGGGGCTGCCGGGGGAGTCCAGGGAAGATATTATGGCCACAGCCGGGCAGTTATCCACATTGCCGGTGAACGGTATAAAATTGCATGTGTTACATGTGCTTAAAGGGTCACCTATGGAGAAAGATTATATTGAAGGACGCGTACACATCATGGAGAAAGATGAATACGCTTTGTCAGTGTGCGATTTTCTTGAAAGAACAAGACCCGATATCGTTGTTTTGAGGCTCGCCCCGGACGTAAAGAAGGGATACCTGATCGCTCCGACGTGGGTTGACGATAAATCCGGTGTGATAGAGCGTATAAACAGTGAGTTCAGGAACAGGGGGACACGTCAGGGTATCCTGTGCTAG